A region of the Massilia sp. erpn genome:
GCCGAGGCACCAGACCCGGACATTCTTTGAGATTGATCAAAAAATGTCCGACCTTAGTGCCTGACACCAGGGTGGACATTGTTTGATCTGGCGCAAACCGTTGGGATTAGGGATTGCCGAGGGCGGCGAGGACTTGGGCTTTGAGGGCGCGGATCAGGGAGCTTTCGTCGGGCGGGACGCCTTCGGGGGCGGCCTCGGTGCGGTCGGCATAAAACAGGCCGAGCTGGGCGCCTTGCACCACCAGCGGCAGGACGATGAAGCTGCGGGCGTCGGGCAGCAGGCGCAGATGCCAGGGCGGCAAGAGGTCGCGGATCTTGGCCACGCTGGCGTCGGCAATCATGAGGTCGGCGTCGTTTTGCATGGCGAGGTGGAACAGGTCGCTGCCTTCGAGCGCGAAGACGAAGCCGGCCTGGCGCTGCACATGCTGTTCGCCGAACGCGATGCGGGCGCGGTACTGGCCGGCGCGCACATCCTTCAGGCAGACGGTAGCGAAACGAAAGCCCATGCTACGGTACAGGGTTTCCAGCACGGCCTGGATCACGTCGTTGAGCTTGCTGCGCCCGGCGGCGCGCATCTGCGTCACTTCCTGCACCCCGGCCAGCAGCAGCTCGCGCGCCTGGAATGGCTTGCCGCTCGGGTAGGCGCCGTCCTTGCCGCCCGCCTCGCCGGTCATGGTGGCCAGCAAGAGCACATTCGGCAGGCCGGGGCCGCCCTCTTCCTCGCTCTCACCTTGCGCGCCGAGCTGCATGCTGTCGAGCAGGGCGTCCATTTCCTTGCGCACATTGGCCAGGAGGGCCGGCAGCTGGCCCTCCTCGAGATTGAGCGCCGGGCCATAGCGCTGCTGCAGATTGCTCAGCTCGGCCTTATCGTGCTCGCGGTGCTTGCGCAGCAGATGGCGCGCGCCGTCCATGCTGAGCGAGACCACTTGCCGCATCCACTCCTGGCGGTTGAGCGGCGTCTTGAGCGGCCCCGGCGGCAAGGCGCTCAGCGCGCGCACGATGACGTCGGGAATCTTCCATTCGTTGAGGATGGCGGCCGACAGCGTGTCGTAGGTGCTGCCCAGAATCATCTGCGACGCTTGCGCCTGGCTGTGCTTGCCCTCTGTCATCAGGGTGGCGATTTCGCGGAAGCGCTCGTGCTCGCGCGAGGCGATCAGCAAGGGGCCGATATTCTTGAACAGGGCGCCGATCGACGCTTCCTCCGCGCCCTGCCAGGCGCTCAGACGCGCCAGCTCGCGCCCCATCAGGCTGGCGCACAGGGCCGCCTCGAGTTCCTGCCGCACGCTATGCGCATGCTTGCTATTGGCCAGGGTGTCGACCAGCAGCATGGCCAGGGCCGTGGTCTTCACATTGTCGAAGCCGAGCAGGGAAATGGCGCGCGAGATGGTGGTGACGGCGGCGCCGCCGGCCGTGCGGTATTTCGGCGTGTTCGCCAGGCGCAGGATCTTCTGCGTCAGGGCCACGTCCGACAGCACATAGTAGGCCAGGCTCTGCGTGCCCTGGTCGTCGTCGTCGACCAGCTGCACCACGCGCGCCACCGACACGCCGAGGGCAAACAAGCCCTCGTCGTTGCACAGTTTCTTCAGCAGGAAGCCGCGCACCGGCCGCGGTTCCTCGTGGGAGGAGCTCGCCATCGCTATGCCCGTTTATGAAGGGAGGCAATCCATTGTAGCGCCGGGCAAGGCCGGCCGGCGCTATATTGCGGCCATCTGGGGCGCGGCGCGGCGGGCGCCGGGGCGGATGTTGTATTTCTTCAATATGTCATGGTGCAGGGCCGCCAGTGCGTTGAGCTTGGCATTCACCGGGTCGAGCCGGCGCACGCTGCCGATCAGCTCGCGCGCCTGGCCGCCCAGGCGCTCGTCCCAACCCAGGTTTTCCAGGCATTTGAGGACGGCGACGGCGGCGTTGAAGACCACTTGCGGATTGTCGGGCAGCTTGTCGACCGCCTCGATCATCAGATTGACGGCGCCGCGGAAATCGCCCTCCTTGGCGCGCGCCGCGCCGGCCGCCACCAGGTCGCCCACTTCCTGCCGGCATTCCTGCGCCAGGCGCTGCGCCAGCTCGCCGTGGCCGGCCTGCTCCAGCACACGCATGGCCTTGGCCATGGCGGCCGGATTGGCGGCATTGCGCATCACATCGCGCATCACGTCGGCGGCGCGTTCGGCCTGGCCGGCGTCGAGGCAGGTGCGCACCAGCGCCAGCTTGAGTTCGCTCGACAGGCCGCTGGCCGTGCGGCAGCCGGCCAGGGCGCTGTCGAGCGCCACCTCCAGCCGCGCCGCATTGCCGGTGAATTCGTGCAGCATGGCGGCGGCGATGGACGAGCACAGCGGCCCGTTGCGGCGGTTGCCCATGCTCTTGTCGAGATCGCGGATCACGGCCGCCGCCTGCACCGGATCGCCCTTGCGCACCAGGCTTTGCACCAGGCGCGCATGGTCTTCCGGCGTGCGGAATTCGGAGTAGCGGGTCTTGCTGACCACCAGCTTCAAGGCGCGCTCGGCCGCCTCCACATCGCCCGCCTCGAGCGCCACTTCACCCAGCCGGCGCAGGCGCCGTACCGCATGCGGCGACAATTCGACCGCATCGCTCAGCACGGCCTGGGCGCGCTCGATCTCGCCCTGCTCCTGCAGGGTGCGCGCCAGCCAGTCGTAGGCGTCGAGGAAGCGCCGATTCTGCCCCAGCAGCTCTTCGAGCATGCCGCGCGCCGCCTCGTGCTCGCCGCGCAGCGACAGGCATTTGGCCAGGCCGAGCCGGGCCCAGTGGATGCGCTTGCTTTCCCACAGCGCCGCGTACAGCGGCTCGGCCTGCGCCGGCTCACCCAGGAACAGGTGCAGTTCGGCGCGCAGGCGCAGGAAGTCGCAGCGGTAGCGCGGCTGGACCTCGGCCCCGGCCAGGCAGGCGGCGATCGCTTCGCGCTGGTCGCCCATGTCCATCAGCTGGTAGATCGGCAGCAGGGCGTTGCGGCGCTCGATGGCGCGCGTGATGCGCTCGGTCAGGTTCTCCACCGTGAATGGCTTCAGGATGTAATCGCTGGGCGCCAGCTCGGCGGCGCTGACCACCTTGTTGAACTGGCCCTCGCTGGTGACCATGAAGAACAGGGTGGAAGCATGCATCAGCCGGTGGTGGCGCAAGTCTTCCAGCATCTGCTGGCCATCCTGGCCGCCTTCGAGCTCGTATTCGCACAGGATCAGGTCGTAACTGCGCCCGCCCAGCGCGCGGATGGCCTGGCTGGAGCTGGCGGCATCCTCAATACGGCTCAGTCCGCACAAACTCAGCATATTGTGCAGACTGGCCCGCATGCCGGGATGGGGTTCGATGATCAGGGCGGCAAGGCCCTTCAGGGGATTCATGGCGGATGGCAGTGCTGGCGCGGCGCCCGCGCGCCGGCCTTCTGCCACTCAGTATATTACGCCATGGTGAGATTTGGAGAGAATTGAGTTACGGCAAGCAAACTTGCGCGCCGCCAGTGGACGGCGCGCCACGGAAGCTTGGCGTAACGCTCACACATCCTGGCCGAAGGTGGGATCGCGCTCGATCACCTCGAACAGCGTCTGCACCACTTCCGGGTCGAACTGGGCGCCGCTGCGCTCGCGGATATAGGCCAGCACTTCCGGGTGCGGCCACGGTTCCTTGTAAGGCCGTTCGTGCAAGAGTGAATCGAAGACATCGACCACCGCCACGATGCGCGCCGCGATCGGGATCGCGCGCCCTGTCAGTCCGTTCGGGTAGCCGCGGCCGTCGAAGTGCTCGTGGTGGCAGCCGGCGATCTGCGCGCCATAGGTCAGGTAGCTGACCCCATCCACCATATTCGCCGCGCGCTCCAGGATAGCGCGCCCGACGCCGGCGTGGTTCTGCATCTGGCTGCGCTCTTCCGGCGTATGCAGGCCCGGTTTCAAGAGGATATGGTCGGGCGTGGCCACCTTGCCCACATCGTGCAGGATGCTGGCCAGGCCGATCATGTCGACCAGCTGCGGCGTCAGCTCGTCCTCGTACACGCCGCGCTCCTTCATGCGCGCCGCGATGGCCGAGGACAGGCGCTGCACGCGCCGCACATGGCTGCCGGTGCCGCTGTCGCGGAACTCGGCCAGGTCGGCCAGCGCCACCACGGTCGCTTCCTGCGCCTTGCGCAGCTGGCCGAAAATGTAGAGGTTGTCGAAGGCGGCCGCGATGCGCTGGCAAAACACTTCCAGCAGGTCGCGCTGGATCTGCGCCAGCGGCCAGGGTGGCGTCACCGAGATCGCCACCTCGCGGTTTTCCTGCGTGTGGATGAACAGCACATTGGCCGGATGCTCGAACTGGCTGCGCTTCTCGGCGAAGGCCTTGGCGATGGTGGGCCAGAGCGGATGGTCGGCCGGCATCTGCTCGGTCGCCGCCAGCGGCGCATAGCCGCCCGTGGCGGCCACCACGGTGGTCTCGCCGGTATCGACCTGCATCAGGCACAGCACGCCGTCGGCGCCGACGTCGAGGATGGCCGAGACCTGGTTCAGCACGCCCGAAGCGAATTCGCGCAGCGAGTGGATCTGGTAGAGATTGGTGGCGCCGGCCAGGATCTTGCCCAGGCCGATGCGGCTGCGCTCGAGCATATTCAAGCTCTCGTAGGCGCGCAGCGCCGAGATCACGGTGGTGAACAGCTTTTGCGTCGTGAGTTCGGTCTTGGCCTTGTAATCGTTGATATCGTATTCGATGATGACGCGCTGCTCGGGCGCCTGGCCGGGCTGGCCGGTGCGCAGCACCACGCGCACGATGGTATTGTGCAGCTCTTCGCGGATGCGGCGCGCCAGCAGCAGGCCGGCATCGTCGGTTTCCATCACGACGTCGAGCAGCACCAGGGCGATGTCCGGGGTATTGCCGAGGATCTCGTACGCTTCCCGGCCGCTGTAGGCGGAAAACAGTTCCAGCTCGCGCCCCTTGAAACTCACATTGCGCAGGGCCAGCCGGGTCACGGCATGCACATCCTGGTCGTCGTCGACGATCAGCACGCGCCAGGAGCGCTGGTCGGGCGCGGCCAGATTGGCGGGCGCGACGTCGTCCTCATCCTCTTCCAGCAGCCAGTTGTCGTCGGCCTCGGCGGCGGTGGTGTCGTCCATACCCTCTCCTTCTATGCGCGGCGGCGGCGCTTTTCGTTCCCAGCATAATCAGTATTTAACAGGCTGACAATGACAACTTATGCCTCTCGTCTTCCGGCCCAGACTCTGATACGCTTTGACAACAGTGATCCCTGTCCGCCGGCCGCGGCCAGCGCCTGCCCACCTTACCAGAGAAGGACCAGCATGGACGATACGACTGCAGCCAGCGACAACGCAAGCCGCGAATTCCTCGCCTTCAAACTGGGCGCCGAAGAATATGGCATCGATATTCTGAAGGTCCAGGAAATCCGCGGCTACGAGGCCGTGACCCGCATCGCCAATGCGCCCGAATTCATCAAGGGCGTGATCAATCTGCGCGGCATCATCATCCCGGTGGTGGACATGCGCATCAAGTTCAAGCTCGGCACGGCCAGCTACGACCAGTTCACCGTCGTCATCATTTTAAACATTGGCGGGCGCGTGGTGGGCATGGTGGTCGATAGCGTGTCCGATGTCACCACCCTGAACCGCGAGCAGATCCGCGCGGCGCCCGAAATGGGCTCGGCCTTCAGCACCGAATACATCATCGGCCTGGGCACCATCGATGAGCGCATGCTGATCCTGGTCGATATCGACCGCCTGATGTCGAGTTCGGAAATGGGGCTGAGCGAAACGCTGGCCCAGCAGAGCGCCTGACTACTGCAGGGCGGCGCTGGCCGGACGGCTGGCGCAGCCGCCCTTGCCGGCGCCCAGCTCCACGTTCTGGTAGCGGATCTCGTATTTGCCGTTGCTGAGTTTATCCACCAGCAGCTTGTCGTGCGCCTGCACATAGGCGTAGCGCACATTGGAGCGGCGCTCCATATCGTAGACCTTGATGAAGGCGGCCGAGGGATTGGCGCTATTGTCCAGCGTGAGCTGC
Encoded here:
- a CDS encoding chemotaxis protein CheW, translating into MDDTTAASDNASREFLAFKLGAEEYGIDILKVQEIRGYEAVTRIANAPEFIKGVINLRGIIIPVVDMRIKFKLGTASYDQFTVVIILNIGGRVVGMVVDSVSDVTTLNREQIRAAPEMGSAFSTEYIIGLGTIDERMLILVDIDRLMSSSEMGLSETLAQQSA
- a CDS encoding HDOD domain-containing protein — protein: MASSSHEEPRPVRGFLLKKLCNDEGLFALGVSVARVVQLVDDDDQGTQSLAYYVLSDVALTQKILRLANTPKYRTAGGAAVTTISRAISLLGFDNVKTTALAMLLVDTLANSKHAHSVRQELEAALCASLMGRELARLSAWQGAEEASIGALFKNIGPLLIASREHERFREIATLMTEGKHSQAQASQMILGSTYDTLSAAILNEWKIPDVIVRALSALPPGPLKTPLNRQEWMRQVVSLSMDGARHLLRKHREHDKAELSNLQQRYGPALNLEEGQLPALLANVRKEMDALLDSMQLGAQGESEEEGGPGLPNVLLLATMTGEAGGKDGAYPSGKPFQARELLLAGVQEVTQMRAAGRSKLNDVIQAVLETLYRSMGFRFATVCLKDVRAGQYRARIAFGEQHVQRQAGFVFALEGSDLFHLAMQNDADLMIADASVAKIRDLLPPWHLRLLPDARSFIVLPLVVQGAQLGLFYADRTEAAPEGVPPDESSLIRALKAQVLAALGNP
- a CDS encoding DUF3369 domain-containing protein, whose product is MDDTTAAEADDNWLLEEDEDDVAPANLAAPDQRSWRVLIVDDDQDVHAVTRLALRNVSFKGRELELFSAYSGREAYEILGNTPDIALVLLDVVMETDDAGLLLARRIREELHNTIVRVVLRTGQPGQAPEQRVIIEYDINDYKAKTELTTQKLFTTVISALRAYESLNMLERSRIGLGKILAGATNLYQIHSLREFASGVLNQVSAILDVGADGVLCLMQVDTGETTVVAATGGYAPLAATEQMPADHPLWPTIAKAFAEKRSQFEHPANVLFIHTQENREVAISVTPPWPLAQIQRDLLEVFCQRIAAAFDNLYIFGQLRKAQEATVVALADLAEFRDSGTGSHVRRVQRLSSAIAARMKERGVYEDELTPQLVDMIGLASILHDVGKVATPDHILLKPGLHTPEERSQMQNHAGVGRAILERAANMVDGVSYLTYGAQIAGCHHEHFDGRGYPNGLTGRAIPIAARIVAVVDVFDSLLHERPYKEPWPHPEVLAYIRERSGAQFDPEVVQTLFEVIERDPTFGQDV
- a CDS encoding tetratricopeptide repeat-containing response regulator, with the translated sequence MNPLKGLAALIIEPHPGMRASLHNMLSLCGLSRIEDAASSSQAIRALGGRSYDLILCEYELEGGQDGQQMLEDLRHHRLMHASTLFFMVTSEGQFNKVVSAAELAPSDYILKPFTVENLTERITRAIERRNALLPIYQLMDMGDQREAIAACLAGAEVQPRYRCDFLRLRAELHLFLGEPAQAEPLYAALWESKRIHWARLGLAKCLSLRGEHEAARGMLEELLGQNRRFLDAYDWLARTLQEQGEIERAQAVLSDAVELSPHAVRRLRRLGEVALEAGDVEAAERALKLVVSKTRYSEFRTPEDHARLVQSLVRKGDPVQAAAVIRDLDKSMGNRRNGPLCSSIAAAMLHEFTGNAARLEVALDSALAGCRTASGLSSELKLALVRTCLDAGQAERAADVMRDVMRNAANPAAMAKAMRVLEQAGHGELAQRLAQECRQEVGDLVAAGAARAKEGDFRGAVNLMIEAVDKLPDNPQVVFNAAVAVLKCLENLGWDERLGGQARELIGSVRRLDPVNAKLNALAALHHDILKKYNIRPGARRAAPQMAAI